From Pusillibacter faecalis, one genomic window encodes:
- a CDS encoding S-layer homology domain-containing protein, with the protein MRPLCKRSFCTLLSLLLLWQLIPPLRVAAAKPAVQEAVTITQDIFPDSKFRQWLANPEHLNGYGADGIFTAEELSAIRKMDVSRQGIASLKGIEVFTSLEQLICGYNQLTQLDVRKNRSLTYLYCAFNRIEQLDLSGLHKLTALNCAGNTLTSLNLAGCTALEAVYCRNNRLTAVNFSDNTRLKLMDVFDNQLTRVDLSMLKDLEFAYLDHNFLTELDLSQNASLDPVHGGFTAQNNFLNTITLPVRADLLVAPRFYSEQNPKTGYERVEWYEDAQHSRPIKGSIQASGQTLYAKWLPNDYVIRFAANGGSGTMPDQAAVWDTPLALLPNQFSRYGYRFVGWENTYGNGKSYQDEQEVSNLAGKYQGERITLFAKWAPVTYTVAFDANGGNGAMNSQIYTYDQAAALPECTLTAPEGKEFAGWSSTAEGPVRYQDRGEVRNLTASQGETVTLYAIWRDPIENEYLGQLESVFSQYPADNYTAQDWNALVEIHSDAVEKISAAVNSDQMQAIVSQAGQAMSKIPTCDSRAQAVVNAWRSDHSMVLQQSGNQAVNEASAAEIYENALLAGSGITTSFTAEVHKDLTTPADQERITALALQVAEESLQSLSQLADAAAWADTLNGLSVRSLSEVTSSWQPTYEKAVQEAVPHTQNLTQELVESLRLRASLALEKQQAVAQLHMEYRSYDFNLYSDQGKRDLEEILHAGLSSIEAASTTGSIAGLLKKSQMDLQVIPDKVQEANPSPLPFADIKSDDWYYNAVLYVYKRKIMNGYSTTVFRPDRQISRAHLAQILYNLEGRPAVAGSISGYQDTVPGAWYEDAVTWAVQNNILSGYADGFMRPNRSITRQQLATMLYRYAQSRGYDVSRRAGLDSYEDSNQVASYAEDALQWATAVGIVNGTSSSMLSPAGNASRAQSAVILMRFCEKAIQ; encoded by the coding sequence ATGAGACCCCTCTGCAAACGAAGCTTTTGCACCCTGCTCTCCCTGCTTTTATTATGGCAGTTGATTCCTCCGCTGCGAGTTGCTGCGGCCAAACCAGCGGTACAGGAGGCTGTTACGATTACACAGGATATCTTTCCGGATTCAAAGTTCCGTCAGTGGCTGGCCAATCCGGAGCATTTAAACGGATATGGCGCTGACGGTATTTTTACTGCGGAAGAGCTCTCTGCAATCCGAAAGATGGATGTCTCCCGCCAGGGGATTGCTTCTCTGAAGGGGATTGAGGTCTTTACTTCTTTAGAACAGCTGATTTGCGGATATAATCAGCTCACTCAACTGGATGTGCGGAAAAATCGCTCTCTAACCTATCTATACTGTGCATTTAACCGGATTGAACAGCTCGATCTCTCTGGACTTCATAAATTAACCGCCCTTAATTGCGCGGGCAACACTCTGACTTCTTTAAATCTTGCCGGGTGTACAGCTCTGGAAGCCGTGTATTGCCGTAATAACCGCCTGACTGCCGTGAATTTTTCAGACAATACGCGCCTGAAACTCATGGATGTATTCGACAACCAGCTCACCCGTGTAGACCTTTCCATGCTAAAAGATCTAGAATTCGCCTACCTAGATCACAATTTTCTGACAGAACTGGATTTAAGCCAAAACGCCAGCCTAGATCCTGTTCACGGAGGCTTTACCGCCCAGAATAACTTTCTTAATACCATTACCCTGCCGGTCAGGGCAGATCTTCTGGTCGCTCCAAGGTTCTACTCCGAGCAGAATCCAAAAACCGGATATGAGCGTGTGGAATGGTATGAAGACGCCCAACATTCCCGTCCGATCAAAGGGAGCATACAGGCTTCCGGCCAAACCCTCTATGCAAAGTGGCTCCCGAATGACTATGTGATCCGCTTTGCGGCCAACGGCGGCAGCGGAACCATGCCAGATCAGGCAGCCGTATGGGATACGCCTCTCGCCCTGCTTCCCAACCAATTCAGCCGGTATGGATATCGCTTTGTAGGCTGGGAAAACACTTATGGAAACGGAAAATCCTACCAGGATGAGCAGGAGGTCAGCAATCTAGCCGGCAAATATCAGGGCGAGCGGATAACTCTGTTCGCCAAATGGGCCCCTGTCACATATACAGTAGCCTTTGATGCCAACGGTGGCAACGGAGCCATGAATTCACAAATCTATACTTACGACCAGGCCGCCGCACTCCCGGAGTGCACATTGACCGCCCCTGAAGGAAAAGAGTTTGCCGGTTGGTCATCAACCGCCGAAGGCCCTGTCCGCTATCAGGATCGCGGGGAAGTCCGAAACCTGACGGCATCTCAGGGAGAAACCGTTACTCTATACGCCATCTGGCGAGACCCTATTGAAAACGAGTATTTGGGACAATTGGAGTCCGTGTTTTCCCAATACCCTGCAGACAACTACACAGCTCAAGACTGGAACGCACTTGTAGAAATCCACTCTGATGCTGTCGAAAAAATCTCTGCCGCCGTAAACAGCGATCAAATGCAAGCTATTGTTTCTCAGGCTGGGCAGGCCATGTCCAAAATCCCTACTTGTGACTCCCGTGCTCAGGCTGTTGTAAACGCTTGGCGCAGCGATCACAGCATGGTTCTCCAGCAGTCTGGCAATCAGGCGGTGAACGAGGCGTCTGCCGCTGAGATTTACGAGAATGCGCTCTTGGCTGGCAGCGGAATTACCACCAGCTTCACCGCCGAAGTTCACAAAGACCTGACCACTCCCGCAGATCAGGAGCGTATTACCGCCCTTGCCCTGCAAGTCGCAGAGGAATCCTTGCAGTCCCTGTCACAATTAGCCGACGCTGCCGCCTGGGCAGATACTCTGAACGGTCTGTCCGTACGCTCCCTATCAGAAGTGACCTCTTCGTGGCAGCCTACTTATGAGAAGGCTGTTCAGGAAGCAGTCCCCCACACACAGAACCTGACACAGGAGCTGGTGGAATCTCTTCGTCTCCGAGCCTCTCTGGCCCTGGAAAAGCAGCAAGCGGTTGCCCAACTACACATGGAATACCGCAGCTATGATTTCAATTTGTACTCCGACCAGGGAAAACGCGACTTGGAGGAAATCCTGCATGCAGGGCTTTCCAGTATTGAGGCTGCCAGCACCACCGGGTCCATAGCTGGTCTTCTGAAAAAATCGCAGATGGATCTCCAAGTGATTCCGGACAAGGTGCAAGAGGCAAATCCCTCCCCACTTCCATTTGCAGATATCAAGTCAGACGATTGGTATTACAATGCCGTATTATACGTTTACAAACGCAAAATCATGAACGGGTATTCCACCACCGTTTTCAGGCCTGACAGACAGATTTCCCGGGCTCACCTGGCACAGATTCTTTACAATTTGGAGGGCCGTCCCGCAGTGGCCGGATCTATCTCTGGTTATCAGGACACCGTACCGGGCGCTTGGTATGAAGACGCTGTTACCTGGGCTGTACAAAATAATATCCTCTCCGGCTATGCAGACGGCTTTATGCGTCCCAACCGTTCCATTACCCGTCAGCAATTAGCCACCATGTTGTACCGCTATGCCCAGAGTAGGGGTTACGATGTCAGCCGGCGGGCCGGACTTGACAGCTATGAGGATTCCAATCAGGTGGCCTCCTACGCAGAAGATGCTCTTCAGTGGGCCACCGCTGTCGGTATTGTCAATGGCACCAGTTCCTCCATGCTCTCCCCTGCCGGCAATGCCAGCCGCGCTCAAAGCGCCGTTATCCTAATGCGTTTTTGTGAAAAAGCAATTCAGTAA